The following proteins are co-located in the Triticum aestivum cultivar Chinese Spring chromosome 1A, IWGSC CS RefSeq v2.1, whole genome shotgun sequence genome:
- the LOC123068302 gene encoding probable E3 ubiquitin-protein ligase ZFP1 isoform X1 — protein MPHRNMCWTHQGDNLESEEGQAQPENYNNGGTGSNLSNQGVQVALGVPGNTTSDGVHDSRSYYESINNQRQHAQNLYPYGGVDPSFVYPSTMYNPGMPTPSVNRYVPHASFGQGNPPPSPSYHQVATGARDVSSSSSSFGDATRQSMKTRNAVTESGHHFDHGFASSSSSAHVPQNPAQWTWCASFESHGAPNGSSADGPNRPSPMATHPALVRHGNYVFPAGHMGQGNTWTTHPANVIADGVPHWAYNNAVHNPSGQFAHPGTMGMQNGSLQDYQAGPSATFHGPLPHFNQIPMHSMQTPAMLNHIQMQGPQRQSNVVQGANPSGMVQGANPSGMVQGTNPSGMVQGGNPSGMVQGANPAGMVQGANPSRRAFTWDPCLPFSSSGHTNGPPVHAFFTDQVYNGSVRLLQQAAMATMSTFYDAIHLIDEQWDMGLDIDSMTYEDLLALQEQIGDVHTGLPERYIRQNLRVRQYVVPRAARGSDQSVEKDACIICQEEFEARELVGTLDCGHKYHEACIKQWLMVKNLCPICKATALPAE, from the exons ATGCCACATAGAAATATGTGTTGGACACATCAGGGTGATAATCTTGAATCAGAGGAAGGACAAGCTCAGCCTGAAAATTACAATAATGGTGGCACTGGGAGTAATTTATCCAATCAGGGCGTGCAAGTTGCTCTTGGAGTTCCAGGAAATACTACTAGTGATGGAGTCCATGATTCACGGAGTTACTATGAGAGCATTAATAATCAGCGCCAGCATGCTCAGAATTTATACCCATATGGAGGCGTTGATCCGAGTTTTGTCTACCCATCGACTATGTACAATCCCGGTATGCCAACACCATCTGTGAACAGATATGTTCCTCATGCAAGTTTTGGACAGGGCAATCCACCACCCTCACCTTCATATCATCAAGTTGCCACAGGAGCTAGGGATGTgagtagcagcagtagcagttTTGGTGATGCTACCAGACAATCCATGAAAACGAGGAATGCTGTAACTGAGAGTGGCCATCATTTTGATCATGGATTTGCAAGCTCGAGTTCATCTGCTCATGTGCCTCAGAATCCTGCACAATGGACATGGTGTGCTTCATTTGAATCACATGGTGCACCAAATGGCTCTTCTGCTGATGGACCAAACAGGCCATCACCAATGGCTACTCACCCAGCATTGGTGCGTCATGGTAACTATGTATTTCCAGCTGGTCACATGGGCCAGGGCAATACATGGACTACACACCCTGCAAATGTTATTGCTGATGGAGTCCCACACTGGGCATACAACAATGCAGTCCACAATCCTTCAG GTCAGTTTGCTCATCCAGGAACAATGGGCATGCAAAATGGTAGTCTTCAAGATTACCAAGCTGGCCCTTCTGCTACTTTTCATGGGCCTTTACCTCATTTCAACCAGATTCCTATGCATAGCATGCAAACTCCTGCTATGCTTAATCATATTCAGATGCAAGGGCCTCAGCGTCAAAGCAATGTAGTGCAAGGTGCTAACCCTTCTGGAATGGTGCAAGGTGCAAACCCTTCTGGGATGGTGCAAGGCACAAACCCTTCTGGAATGGTGCAAGGTGGAAACCCTTCTGGAATGGTGCAAGGTGCAAACCCTGCTGGAATGGTGCAAGGTGCAAATCCTTCTCGAAGGGCGTTCACCTGGGATCCATGTCTGCCTTTCTCCAGTTCTGGACATACTAATGGACCTCCAGTTCATGCATTTTTTACAGATCAAGTTTACAATGGGAGTGTAAGACTTCTTCAG CAAGCTGCTATGGCGACTATGTCAACATTTTATGATGCAATACATCTTATTGACGAACAATGGGATATGGGGCTAGATATAGACAGCATGACCTATGAG GACCTTCTAGCATTGCAAGAACAGATTGGAGATGTCCATACCGGTTTGCCAGAAAGGTACATCCGTCAAAATCTGAGGGTACGTCAGTATGTTGTTCCCAGGGCAGCTCGCGGGTCCGATCAGTCTGTGGAGAAGGATGCTTGCATTATATGCCAG GAGGAGTTTGAGGCGAGAGAACTTGTAGGAACCCTCGACTGCGGTCACAAGTACCATGAGGCGTGCATCAAGCAGTGGCTGATGGTGAAGAACTTGTGCCCCATCTGCAAGGCAACAGCTTTGCCAGCAGAGTGA
- the LOC123068302 gene encoding probable E3 ubiquitin-protein ligase ZFP1 isoform X3 — protein MPHRNMCWTHQGDNLESEEGQAQPENYNNGGTGSNLSNQGVQVALGVPGNTTSDGVHDSRSYYESINNQRQHAQNLYPYGGVDPSFVYPSTMYNPGARDVSSSSSSFGDATRQSMKTRNAVTESGHHFDHGFASSSSSAHVPQNPAQWTWCASFESHGAPNGSSADGPNRPSPMATHPALVRHGNYVFPAGHMGQGNTWTTHPANVIADGVPHWAYNNAVHNPSGQFAHPGTMGMQNGSLQDYQAGPSATFHGPLPHFNQIPMHSMQTPAMLNHIQMQGPQRQSNVVQGANPSGMVQGANPSGMVQGTNPSGMVQGGNPSGMVQGANPAGMVQGANPSRRAFTWDPCLPFSSSGHTNGPPVHAFFTDQVYNGSVRLLQQAAMATMSTFYDAIHLIDEQWDMGLDIDSMTYEDLLALQEQIGDVHTGLPERYIRQNLRVRQYVVPRAARGSDQSVEKDACIICQEEFEARELVGTLDCGHKYHEACIKQWLMVKNLCPICKATALPAE, from the exons ATGCCACATAGAAATATGTGTTGGACACATCAGGGTGATAATCTTGAATCAGAGGAAGGACAAGCTCAGCCTGAAAATTACAATAATGGTGGCACTGGGAGTAATTTATCCAATCAGGGCGTGCAAGTTGCTCTTGGAGTTCCAGGAAATACTACTAGTGATGGAGTCCATGATTCACGGAGTTACTATGAGAGCATTAATAATCAGCGCCAGCATGCTCAGAATTTATACCCATATGGAGGCGTTGATCCGAGTTTTGTCTACCCATCGACTATGTACAATCCCG GAGCTAGGGATGTgagtagcagcagtagcagttTTGGTGATGCTACCAGACAATCCATGAAAACGAGGAATGCTGTAACTGAGAGTGGCCATCATTTTGATCATGGATTTGCAAGCTCGAGTTCATCTGCTCATGTGCCTCAGAATCCTGCACAATGGACATGGTGTGCTTCATTTGAATCACATGGTGCACCAAATGGCTCTTCTGCTGATGGACCAAACAGGCCATCACCAATGGCTACTCACCCAGCATTGGTGCGTCATGGTAACTATGTATTTCCAGCTGGTCACATGGGCCAGGGCAATACATGGACTACACACCCTGCAAATGTTATTGCTGATGGAGTCCCACACTGGGCATACAACAATGCAGTCCACAATCCTTCAG GTCAGTTTGCTCATCCAGGAACAATGGGCATGCAAAATGGTAGTCTTCAAGATTACCAAGCTGGCCCTTCTGCTACTTTTCATGGGCCTTTACCTCATTTCAACCAGATTCCTATGCATAGCATGCAAACTCCTGCTATGCTTAATCATATTCAGATGCAAGGGCCTCAGCGTCAAAGCAATGTAGTGCAAGGTGCTAACCCTTCTGGAATGGTGCAAGGTGCAAACCCTTCTGGGATGGTGCAAGGCACAAACCCTTCTGGAATGGTGCAAGGTGGAAACCCTTCTGGAATGGTGCAAGGTGCAAACCCTGCTGGAATGGTGCAAGGTGCAAATCCTTCTCGAAGGGCGTTCACCTGGGATCCATGTCTGCCTTTCTCCAGTTCTGGACATACTAATGGACCTCCAGTTCATGCATTTTTTACAGATCAAGTTTACAATGGGAGTGTAAGACTTCTTCAG CAAGCTGCTATGGCGACTATGTCAACATTTTATGATGCAATACATCTTATTGACGAACAATGGGATATGGGGCTAGATATAGACAGCATGACCTATGAG GACCTTCTAGCATTGCAAGAACAGATTGGAGATGTCCATACCGGTTTGCCAGAAAGGTACATCCGTCAAAATCTGAGGGTACGTCAGTATGTTGTTCCCAGGGCAGCTCGCGGGTCCGATCAGTCTGTGGAGAAGGATGCTTGCATTATATGCCAG GAGGAGTTTGAGGCGAGAGAACTTGTAGGAACCCTCGACTGCGGTCACAAGTACCATGAGGCGTGCATCAAGCAGTGGCTGATGGTGAAGAACTTGTGCCCCATCTGCAAGGCAACAGCTTTGCCAGCAGAGTGA
- the LOC123068302 gene encoding probable E3 ubiquitin-protein ligase ZFP1 isoform X4 — translation MPHRNMCWTHQGDNLESEEGQAQPENYNNGGTGSNLSNQGVQVALGVPGNTTSDGVHDSRSYYESINNQRQHAQNLYPYGGVDPSFVYPSTMYNPGMPTPSVNRYVPHASFGQGNPPPSPSYHQVATGARDVSSSSSSFGDATRQSMKTRNAVTESGHHFDHGFASSSSSAHVPQNPAQWTWCASFESHGAPNGSSADGPNRPSPMATHPALVRHGNYVFPAGHMGQGNTWTTHPANVIADGVPHWAYNNAVHNPSGQFAHPGTMGMQNGSLQDYQAGPSATFHGPLPHFNQIPMHSMQTPAMLNHIQMQGPQRQSNVVQGANPSGMVQGANPSGMVQGTNPSGMVQGGNPSGMVQGANPAGMVQDQVYNGSVRLLQQAAMATMSTFYDAIHLIDEQWDMGLDIDSMTYEDLLALQEQIGDVHTGLPERYIRQNLRVRQYVVPRAARGSDQSVEKDACIICQEEFEARELVGTLDCGHKYHEACIKQWLMVKNLCPICKATALPAE, via the exons ATGCCACATAGAAATATGTGTTGGACACATCAGGGTGATAATCTTGAATCAGAGGAAGGACAAGCTCAGCCTGAAAATTACAATAATGGTGGCACTGGGAGTAATTTATCCAATCAGGGCGTGCAAGTTGCTCTTGGAGTTCCAGGAAATACTACTAGTGATGGAGTCCATGATTCACGGAGTTACTATGAGAGCATTAATAATCAGCGCCAGCATGCTCAGAATTTATACCCATATGGAGGCGTTGATCCGAGTTTTGTCTACCCATCGACTATGTACAATCCCGGTATGCCAACACCATCTGTGAACAGATATGTTCCTCATGCAAGTTTTGGACAGGGCAATCCACCACCCTCACCTTCATATCATCAAGTTGCCACAGGAGCTAGGGATGTgagtagcagcagtagcagttTTGGTGATGCTACCAGACAATCCATGAAAACGAGGAATGCTGTAACTGAGAGTGGCCATCATTTTGATCATGGATTTGCAAGCTCGAGTTCATCTGCTCATGTGCCTCAGAATCCTGCACAATGGACATGGTGTGCTTCATTTGAATCACATGGTGCACCAAATGGCTCTTCTGCTGATGGACCAAACAGGCCATCACCAATGGCTACTCACCCAGCATTGGTGCGTCATGGTAACTATGTATTTCCAGCTGGTCACATGGGCCAGGGCAATACATGGACTACACACCCTGCAAATGTTATTGCTGATGGAGTCCCACACTGGGCATACAACAATGCAGTCCACAATCCTTCAG GTCAGTTTGCTCATCCAGGAACAATGGGCATGCAAAATGGTAGTCTTCAAGATTACCAAGCTGGCCCTTCTGCTACTTTTCATGGGCCTTTACCTCATTTCAACCAGATTCCTATGCATAGCATGCAAACTCCTGCTATGCTTAATCATATTCAGATGCAAGGGCCTCAGCGTCAAAGCAATGTAGTGCAAGGTGCTAACCCTTCTGGAATGGTGCAAGGTGCAAACCCTTCTGGGATGGTGCAAGGCACAAACCCTTCTGGAATGGTGCAAGGTGGAAACCCTTCTGGAATGGTGCAAGGTGCAAACCCTGCTGGAATGGTGCAAG ATCAAGTTTACAATGGGAGTGTAAGACTTCTTCAG CAAGCTGCTATGGCGACTATGTCAACATTTTATGATGCAATACATCTTATTGACGAACAATGGGATATGGGGCTAGATATAGACAGCATGACCTATGAG GACCTTCTAGCATTGCAAGAACAGATTGGAGATGTCCATACCGGTTTGCCAGAAAGGTACATCCGTCAAAATCTGAGGGTACGTCAGTATGTTGTTCCCAGGGCAGCTCGCGGGTCCGATCAGTCTGTGGAGAAGGATGCTTGCATTATATGCCAG GAGGAGTTTGAGGCGAGAGAACTTGTAGGAACCCTCGACTGCGGTCACAAGTACCATGAGGCGTGCATCAAGCAGTGGCTGATGGTGAAGAACTTGTGCCCCATCTGCAAGGCAACAGCTTTGCCAGCAGAGTGA
- the LOC123068302 gene encoding probable E3 ubiquitin-protein ligase ZFP1 isoform X2, with protein MPHRNMCWTHQGDNLESEEGQAQPENYNNGGTGSNLSNQGVQVALGVPGNTTSDGVHDSRSYYESINNQRQHAQNLYPYGGVDPSFVYPSTMYNPVATGARDVSSSSSSFGDATRQSMKTRNAVTESGHHFDHGFASSSSSAHVPQNPAQWTWCASFESHGAPNGSSADGPNRPSPMATHPALVRHGNYVFPAGHMGQGNTWTTHPANVIADGVPHWAYNNAVHNPSGQFAHPGTMGMQNGSLQDYQAGPSATFHGPLPHFNQIPMHSMQTPAMLNHIQMQGPQRQSNVVQGANPSGMVQGANPSGMVQGTNPSGMVQGGNPSGMVQGANPAGMVQGANPSRRAFTWDPCLPFSSSGHTNGPPVHAFFTDQVYNGSVRLLQQAAMATMSTFYDAIHLIDEQWDMGLDIDSMTYEDLLALQEQIGDVHTGLPERYIRQNLRVRQYVVPRAARGSDQSVEKDACIICQEEFEARELVGTLDCGHKYHEACIKQWLMVKNLCPICKATALPAE; from the exons ATGCCACATAGAAATATGTGTTGGACACATCAGGGTGATAATCTTGAATCAGAGGAAGGACAAGCTCAGCCTGAAAATTACAATAATGGTGGCACTGGGAGTAATTTATCCAATCAGGGCGTGCAAGTTGCTCTTGGAGTTCCAGGAAATACTACTAGTGATGGAGTCCATGATTCACGGAGTTACTATGAGAGCATTAATAATCAGCGCCAGCATGCTCAGAATTTATACCCATATGGAGGCGTTGATCCGAGTTTTGTCTACCCATCGACTATGTACAATCCCG TTGCCACAGGAGCTAGGGATGTgagtagcagcagtagcagttTTGGTGATGCTACCAGACAATCCATGAAAACGAGGAATGCTGTAACTGAGAGTGGCCATCATTTTGATCATGGATTTGCAAGCTCGAGTTCATCTGCTCATGTGCCTCAGAATCCTGCACAATGGACATGGTGTGCTTCATTTGAATCACATGGTGCACCAAATGGCTCTTCTGCTGATGGACCAAACAGGCCATCACCAATGGCTACTCACCCAGCATTGGTGCGTCATGGTAACTATGTATTTCCAGCTGGTCACATGGGCCAGGGCAATACATGGACTACACACCCTGCAAATGTTATTGCTGATGGAGTCCCACACTGGGCATACAACAATGCAGTCCACAATCCTTCAG GTCAGTTTGCTCATCCAGGAACAATGGGCATGCAAAATGGTAGTCTTCAAGATTACCAAGCTGGCCCTTCTGCTACTTTTCATGGGCCTTTACCTCATTTCAACCAGATTCCTATGCATAGCATGCAAACTCCTGCTATGCTTAATCATATTCAGATGCAAGGGCCTCAGCGTCAAAGCAATGTAGTGCAAGGTGCTAACCCTTCTGGAATGGTGCAAGGTGCAAACCCTTCTGGGATGGTGCAAGGCACAAACCCTTCTGGAATGGTGCAAGGTGGAAACCCTTCTGGAATGGTGCAAGGTGCAAACCCTGCTGGAATGGTGCAAGGTGCAAATCCTTCTCGAAGGGCGTTCACCTGGGATCCATGTCTGCCTTTCTCCAGTTCTGGACATACTAATGGACCTCCAGTTCATGCATTTTTTACAGATCAAGTTTACAATGGGAGTGTAAGACTTCTTCAG CAAGCTGCTATGGCGACTATGTCAACATTTTATGATGCAATACATCTTATTGACGAACAATGGGATATGGGGCTAGATATAGACAGCATGACCTATGAG GACCTTCTAGCATTGCAAGAACAGATTGGAGATGTCCATACCGGTTTGCCAGAAAGGTACATCCGTCAAAATCTGAGGGTACGTCAGTATGTTGTTCCCAGGGCAGCTCGCGGGTCCGATCAGTCTGTGGAGAAGGATGCTTGCATTATATGCCAG GAGGAGTTTGAGGCGAGAGAACTTGTAGGAACCCTCGACTGCGGTCACAAGTACCATGAGGCGTGCATCAAGCAGTGGCTGATGGTGAAGAACTTGTGCCCCATCTGCAAGGCAACAGCTTTGCCAGCAGAGTGA
- the LOC123068346 gene encoding ras-related protein RABA1f: MAYRAEDDYDYLFKVVLIGDSGVGKSNLLTRFTRNEFSLESKSTIGVEFATRSIHVDDKVVKAQIWDTAGQERYRAITSAYYRGAVGALVVYDVTRHVTFENVERWLRELKDHTDANIVIMLVGNKADLRHLRAVPSEDAKAFAERENTFFMETSALEAMNVEDAFTEVLSQIYRVVSKKALDIGDDPAAPPKGKTINVGSKDDVSAVKKSNCCSS, translated from the exons atggcttACAGGGCGGAGGACGACTACGACTACCTGTTCAAGGTGGTGCTGATCGGGGACTCGGGGGTGGGCAAGTCCAACCTGCTCACCCGCTTCACCCGCAACGAGTTCAGCCTCGAGTCCAAGTCCACCATCGGCGTCGAGTTCGCCACCCGCAGCATCCACGTCGACGACAAGGTCGTCAAGGCCCAGATCTGGGACACCGCCGGCCAGGAGAG GTACCGGGCAATCACGAGCGCGTACTATCGCGGGGCGGTGGGCGCCCTGGTCGTCTACGACGTCACGAGGCACGTCACCTTCGAGAACGTCGAGAGGTGGCTGAGGGAGCTCAAGGACCACACGGATGCCAACATCGTGATCATGCTCGTGGGGAACAAGGCGGACCTGCGCCACCTCAGGGCCGTCCCGTCCGAGGACGCCAAGGCCTTCGCCGAGCGGGAGAACACCTTCTTCATGGAGACGTCCGCCCTCGAGGCGATGAACGTCGAGGACGCCTTCACCGAGGTGCTCTCCCAGATCTACCGCGTGGTGAGCAAGAAGGCCCTCGACATCGGCGACGACCCCGCCGCGCCCCCCAAGGGCAAGACCATCAACGTCGGCTCCAAGGACGACGTCTCCGCGGTGAAGAAATCCAACTGTTGTTCGTCTTAG
- the LOC123068332 gene encoding F-box protein At2g26160 isoform X1, whose translation MGVCALSERVAQSSPYVLDGPGLRSPGSLHTVLPTQKKEREREPVTLHSTDGRGSRSGAARTARRPQLRHRGDGAALSGPMTAEKKPHSQPALSWSSIPLDLAGLVLRLLPTYADRARFASVCPQWRATAKREQLLPPPLPLLALPDNTFYSLPYTKPFRFPGCGFAGYQSACGNWLVFPRDDGCFLVNPFSRETVTLPPLSSVRLRPANAVAKWSEEGTVKYAAPYTTWMHINTSEKLHISKLILCSPNLVAALVGIGHTSQILMCQPGALSWSVRAYDRCKRFEDMSFYQGKLYAIANDENLLVVNISQDQSTSDPQVSRIGQVIEGEPWNPIVFNDNTMPCKKLYLVEWHGALLMVRRAVWCQVPAPGVRGEVVARESSFEVFEADFEHSRWVEVSALGGLMFLGRRCSMVLSLSHYGIPDGHIFFLDDDEENLVEYGYDKENTSFGTYDKI comes from the exons ATGGGAGTGTGTGCTCTAAGCGAGCGGGTGGCCCAGTCCAGCCCATACGTGTTGGATGGGCCTGGGCTGCGCTCACCCGGTTCACTTCACACGGTCCTTCCcactcaaaaaaaagagagagagagagaaccagtCACACTCCACTCCACTGACGGCCGCGGCAGCAGGAGCGGCGCGGCGCGGACGGCGAGACGACCCCAGCTACGGCACCGGGGCGACGGCGCTGCTCTCTCTG GGCCGATGACAGCGGAGAAGAAGCCGCACTCGCAGCCGGCGCTGTCGTGGTCGTCCATCCCGCTCGACCTGGCCGGCCTGGTGCTCCGCCTGCTCCCCACGTACGCCGACCGCGCCCGCTTCGCCTCGGTGTGCCCACAGTGGCGTGCCACCGCAAAGCGGGAGCAGCTGCTGCCCCCGCCACTGCCACTGCTCGCGCTGCCTGACAACACCTTCTACAGCCTACCGTATACCAAGCCCTTCCGCTTCCCTGGCTGCGGCTTTGCTGGGTATCAGAGTGCCTGTGGCAACTGGCTCGTCTTCCCCCGTGACGACGGCTGCTTTTTGGTCAACCCCTTCTCTAGGGAAACAGtgacgctccctcctctctccagcGTCCGGCTTCGGCCTGCAAATGCAGTCGCCAAATGGTCAGAGGAGGGCACCGTGAAATATGCGGCACCTTACACTACATGGATGCATATCAATACATCTGAGAAGCTGCACATAAGTAAGCTAATCCTATGCTCGCCAAATCTCGTTGCTGCACTAGTCGGCATTGGACACACCAGTCAGATTCTCATGTGCCAGCCAGGGGCCTTGTCGTGGTCAGTACGCGCCTACGATCGGTGCAAGCGGTTCGAAGACATGTCATTTTACCAGGGAAAGCTCTACGCCATTGCCAATGACGAGAACCTTCTTGTGGTTAACATCAGCCAGGACCAAAGCACCAGCGACCCGCAGGTCTCTCGGATTGGACAAGTCATCGAGGGTGAGCCATGGAATCCAATTGTGTTCAATGACAACACTATGCCCTGCAAGAAGCTCTACCTGGTGGAGTGGCATGGGGCGTTGCTGATGGTACGGAGGGCGGTTTGGTGCCAGGTACCTGCACCTGGAGTGCGCGGTGAAGTTGTTGCCAGAGAGAGCAGCTTTGAGGTTTTTGAGGCTGACTTTGAGCATTCACGGTGGGTTGAGGTGTCGGCTTTGGGGGGTTTGATGTTTCTAGGGCGAAGGTGCTCCATGGTTTTGTCCTTGTCTCACTATGGGATCCCCGATGGTCACATCTTTTTcttggatgatgatgaggagaaTCTTGTGGAGTATGGCTATGACAAGGAGAACACTTCTTTCGGCACCTATGACAAGATCTGA
- the LOC123068332 gene encoding F-box protein At2g26160 isoform X2, with protein MALGAPAVPLAMWRLRQIDACSGEGTPMISGLASCRAGCGSGVPSVRRSSRRVREPCAQGPMTAEKKPHSQPALSWSSIPLDLAGLVLRLLPTYADRARFASVCPQWRATAKREQLLPPPLPLLALPDNTFYSLPYTKPFRFPGCGFAGYQSACGNWLVFPRDDGCFLVNPFSRETVTLPPLSSVRLRPANAVAKWSEEGTVKYAAPYTTWMHINTSEKLHISKLILCSPNLVAALVGIGHTSQILMCQPGALSWSVRAYDRCKRFEDMSFYQGKLYAIANDENLLVVNISQDQSTSDPQVSRIGQVIEGEPWNPIVFNDNTMPCKKLYLVEWHGALLMVRRAVWCQVPAPGVRGEVVARESSFEVFEADFEHSRWVEVSALGGLMFLGRRCSMVLSLSHYGIPDGHIFFLDDDEENLVEYGYDKENTSFGTYDKI; from the exons ATGGCCTTGGGCGCGCCCGCCGTGCCTCTGGCCATGTGGCGCTTACGGCAGATCGacgcctgctctggcgaggggacgCCTATGATCTCTGGCCTCGCCTCTTGCCGCGCGGGGTGTGGGTCTGGGGTTCCATCCGTCCGTCGCAGCTCCCGCCGCGTTCGCGAGCCGTGCGCGCAAG GGCCGATGACAGCGGAGAAGAAGCCGCACTCGCAGCCGGCGCTGTCGTGGTCGTCCATCCCGCTCGACCTGGCCGGCCTGGTGCTCCGCCTGCTCCCCACGTACGCCGACCGCGCCCGCTTCGCCTCGGTGTGCCCACAGTGGCGTGCCACCGCAAAGCGGGAGCAGCTGCTGCCCCCGCCACTGCCACTGCTCGCGCTGCCTGACAACACCTTCTACAGCCTACCGTATACCAAGCCCTTCCGCTTCCCTGGCTGCGGCTTTGCTGGGTATCAGAGTGCCTGTGGCAACTGGCTCGTCTTCCCCCGTGACGACGGCTGCTTTTTGGTCAACCCCTTCTCTAGGGAAACAGtgacgctccctcctctctccagcGTCCGGCTTCGGCCTGCAAATGCAGTCGCCAAATGGTCAGAGGAGGGCACCGTGAAATATGCGGCACCTTACACTACATGGATGCATATCAATACATCTGAGAAGCTGCACATAAGTAAGCTAATCCTATGCTCGCCAAATCTCGTTGCTGCACTAGTCGGCATTGGACACACCAGTCAGATTCTCATGTGCCAGCCAGGGGCCTTGTCGTGGTCAGTACGCGCCTACGATCGGTGCAAGCGGTTCGAAGACATGTCATTTTACCAGGGAAAGCTCTACGCCATTGCCAATGACGAGAACCTTCTTGTGGTTAACATCAGCCAGGACCAAAGCACCAGCGACCCGCAGGTCTCTCGGATTGGACAAGTCATCGAGGGTGAGCCATGGAATCCAATTGTGTTCAATGACAACACTATGCCCTGCAAGAAGCTCTACCTGGTGGAGTGGCATGGGGCGTTGCTGATGGTACGGAGGGCGGTTTGGTGCCAGGTACCTGCACCTGGAGTGCGCGGTGAAGTTGTTGCCAGAGAGAGCAGCTTTGAGGTTTTTGAGGCTGACTTTGAGCATTCACGGTGGGTTGAGGTGTCGGCTTTGGGGGGTTTGATGTTTCTAGGGCGAAGGTGCTCCATGGTTTTGTCCTTGTCTCACTATGGGATCCCCGATGGTCACATCTTTTTcttggatgatgatgaggagaaTCTTGTGGAGTATGGCTATGACAAGGAGAACACTTCTTTCGGCACCTATGACAAGATCTGA